The window accacaatcaattttagaacattttcattactccaaataaaaataaaaattaaaaagaacactcaaacAATCCCAAACTCCTTaacccattatttacttattttttgtatttatttttcctactcacctgtccatacactggataaagggattgtcagtcaccaggttttcacaatcacacggtcacactgtaaaagttatatagttatacaatcatctccaagaatcaaagctactggattacagttcaacagtttcaggtatttccttctggctattctaataactatagaaactaaaaagggacatctatagaatacataagaataacctccagaatgacctctgacTCTGTTGAAATCTATTTGCCACTggaactttgtttcatttctctttctccttttggccaggaaggttttctcaatcccaggatgccagggAGACTCATTCTTGGTAGTTATGTCCCATGTTAAcggggagatttatacccttgggagtcaggtcccacatggtggggagggcagtgagtttatctgcagagttggctttgagagagagtcTGGGCAGGGATTCTTGTTCCTACTTTAGAGATGGGGTGACTGGGGTTCAGGGAGGTGTCATGTCCTAGGTCACATagggagggagtgggggaggCAGGTCCAGGACTGAGATGGTCTGACCCCAAGCCCAGTGTTTCTCCTCCCACCCAGCATGGCGTCATCATGCCCCTCACTTTGCAGGATTCTTTGATGCCCGAGCACTGGCAGTTGACTTCCGGAGCATTGGCTTTCGAGAATGCCTCACTGAGGTCATCAGGTACCTGGGGGTCCTGGAAGGGCCCAGCAGCCGTGCAGACCCCGTCCGGATTCGCCTTCTCTCCCACCTCAACAGCTACGCAGCCGAGATGGAGCCTTCGCCCACGCCCGCTGGGCCGCTGGCCTTTCCTTCCTGGCCCTGGTCCTTCTTCCACAGCTGTCCAGGGCTGCTGGCCCCAAACAACCAGCTTGCCATCTTGGGAAGAGTGCCTGGCCACATCTTCCCCAGCACCTCCTCTCCCACGTACCCCATCCCGGCCCTCCGAATCTCTCCCTTCCGCCGAGCCACTGGCACCGTCCTGCCCGCTCGCAGGAGTTTCCTGCCCAGTCGAGGAACACCTTCCACACGGAGGGCCCGCCCCCTGGAGAGGCCAGCTGCCCCTGTGTCCATGGTCCCCAGTGGCAGGGCTGCCAGGAGCAGCCACCCGGTGCCCCTCCTGCAGTCTTCTCCCTCCCCTGCCGCCCCTGCTGCCTTGGGGACCACAGCTCAGGCGGCAATCCCTGTCCCCAGCCCCTCTTCCCCGGGGCCATCCGGGCAGTCTGCAGGAGCCATGCTCTGCCACTCTTGGGTCTCGGAAATCACTGAAATCGGGGCTTTCTGATCTGGCTTTTCCCCCAGGAGCGAGGAAGTTTCATTTTCCAGGAAATCAGAAaacagcactgccttttctgctttGCATCCTGGACTGGTTCATGtgtgaaggtaacttcttcacCCATCAGAGTCCCCTTCTCCTTTGGTCCATCTCTCCTCCTCACTGCTCATCCCAGCTTGTCCACCCAGTTCTCCTAGAGCTCCTCCCACCTCAGAGGCTTGCCCCCATTCTTCACCTGGACAGATGAGCCCTGAAAGAACTCCTATAAGTGTGCCCCGGTCccctcccctaccccaccccacccggaACACATGAGGTGGCCCACGTGACGCTCATGTCTGGGAACGAAGCTTTAACCCAAAAGGTGCAGTAGCCTAAGGCCTCTGTGCAGAGGTCAGAGCCAGCCAGGAGCAATGGCTGACAGTTGCAGCTTCCCCAGACCGCAGGGCCAAACATAGCATCTGCCTCGCTTCTGAAAAGACAGTAACTCAGCAGGGACTACAAGGGGCTCTTCTGGAAGCCGTGTCTGCCCCTACCCACCTGCCTTCAGCCCACCGCATGGCAGAGAAGCACAGGACAGACTCGTTCTCTACCACAGCCAAAGTCTGGTGATATGGGGCCCAGCAGGGCCTGCATCCATCCTCCCCTCCAGCTGCAGACACCCAGTGTCGGGCTGGCTAACAGCTCTCTGCAACTGTTATCAGGCCAACTTTAACAACTGGCCTGATAAACCTGGCGGGAGGCTCCTGATGGGGTGTCCTCACCACCAGGCCTCAGACTGCACCCCCAGCCAGCACCCGCACTAAGCCGCTGAGACCCAGCTCCCTGCCTTTCCCACAGGTACCACCCTTGAGGCGTGCGGTCTCCCATGGGGTGCACAGGGTGGGGGGCCGTGGTACCACGTGGTGGCTCCCAGAGACGAATCCTCTTGGGAGTCGGCACCAGACGCTTGAGCTGCCTGGTTTGCATCCGGCTCACAGAGCCCAGACTGCTGAAACAGCCAAGGACTGTCAGGCCGGATATAAATAACTGAGGAAGGACGGTCAGAGGCGGCCCAGTTGTCCAAGGTCACCCCGTGAGTTGAGGGCCTGAGATCCTGTTCCACCAGGATTCACGCAGCTGCCTCTGCTCAGAGGTCATTTCATTACCCAGCTCCTATCCAAGCCACTTTTCCTCTAACTGAAGGGGGAAATGGACCGGACAATCATTCCCTGCAGAACAGCAGAGACTGGACAAGGTCGGGCAGATCTGAGACTGACATTCAGCTGGACCAGTGTTGCCACACCAGTTGTTAAAATATGGAGACATCTCTGTGCTTCCCCTGAGCTGCTCCTCCCTCTGACCTCTCTTTTCTCCTGGCCGTCCACTGCCTGATGGGTGCCTGGCAGACCTGAGGCAGTAGGGTTCTCCAGCTGCCAATTCCTTGGTGCTCATTCTGCACTGGTTGTTAAATACTTCGAATGTCACCCCTGGGAAGATCACCACATCCCCCTTCCCAGTGGCTGAATTGAGGGCACCTGGAGTTTATAAAAACCCCAGGGCAGACGGGTGGGGAAGACCCTTTCAGAGTAATGGGTAAGAGGGCAGAGATCATTGGAAAGACCCAGAAAGCacttttgaaaaggcaaaatcCTCAAGGAGGGATAAAGAGCTAAAGTAATTCTTTCCCTCCAGGGTGTGAGTTAGTTGGATCAGATTGCTTTTGTCCTGGTCCCCTGTGAGATGTGTGGCAGTGAGAAGAGCAGGGTGGGGTTATTTCAGAGACTGGGTTACTGGCAGGGAGTATTCCTGAGGGAGATGGTAGAGAGGGAGTGTAGGGCAATCACACAGTCTCCCAGGAGTTGGGAGAGGGGGACAGAGGGAGGTGGGCAGAAGGCAAAGACCAGCGTCACCTTTTCTCACAAAGGGATTCTCTCCGAAGGAGATGAAGTACAGTCTCTGTGTTCTCTCCCCTGCTGCCCTCATGGTGGCCCACTGCTCCCAGGAAACCAGGCCAAGGCTGGTTAGCAGGTTCCTAGCCTGAGAATCCAACATTCCCTCACCGTGGGGCTGTGAGAAACACATTTCAAGTACCCAACCCCACAAGAATTTGTTGACACCATTCAATGGGGCGGAAGTGGCCCAGAACTTTGAGTATTTGGTTGATTTTGGACCCAGTCTCCCACAGAAATTGTGGGAATGGGGAAGGAcggctgtgtgtgtgtatttctgtgGTTGGGAACTTGCATCTTTTGTTTATATTCCCAAGCCTTCCTGGtgcccaccccatccccccactcccaccccattaTTGTTGCAAACATCCAATaaagttgtttcattttttaaaaatttattctggaaACCTCCCATAGTTTCTATTTCCCAGATATCTCTGGAATCTGCCCATGTCTCTGAATCCACAGCCATCGCCCTCTAGTCTGGCCACACCCCCTCTTCCCTGGATCTTGGCTCTCATCTCCTAAGGGTCTTGCTTCCCTCTTGCCTTATCAGTTAGGTCTCAGCAGCATCCAAGAGATCTTTAAACATGACAATTCTATCCTATCAACTTGGTTTAAAAGGTTTTAAACCTTTCAGGAGTTCTCaattgctctaaaaataaaaatccaagctCTTCTTCCTTTGATCCCAGCCTCACttccactcatttttttttttttacaagtccCAACCTTGTTCCCGCATTGCTTCTGCCACCCTGTCCTTCATTTTCTCAACATTCCAACCACTTCCCCACATCTGGGATTGTACACGGCTGTTCCCTTCGTCCAGAAATCTCTCCCCTTACTCTTTTCATGACTGTGTTCTTCATATTCTCAAGTCTTGGCTTAACTGTCCCCTCCTTAGAGGTGCCTTCTCTGACCAGTGTACTTGGATCATCCCTGTAAATCTATCTCAGATTTCCTCATTCTTTCATTCCTGGAATTTATCATTACATATCCACTTCTGTGTTTTCTGGTTGGTTGACTGTctcccccactagaatgtaagctccataagGGCAGGGGCCTGCCTGGTTTTCTCTCTACTCTGTACCCAGTGCCAAGGAGAGTGCCTGGCTTAtagcaggtgttcaataaatttttGCTGACTGAATAAGCTGGGTAGTGAGGATTCTTCTGGACTCCTGCTAGAGTGAACTTTCAGTGGACAAGACTTTTCAGGGAGATGGGAGAGCAAAGTGAGAGCCAGAGCCAAGGGACTGGAAGTTCTGGTCAGTGGTGAGGATGCTCTGGCCAAACCAAAATAGGAGGGTGTTGTGTTCCCTCTGGAGTACACACTGACAGCTGAGACAGGCAGGCTGTCCCTGCCAGCAGGTATTGTTCTCCACTCCTGGCTTGGCTCTGATGGATTTGGCTTGCAACAAACTCAACAAACACTCGGGGAGGTCTGCTCCATGCCAGGGCAGGAAGGTGGGGTCAGAGGTGATAAGGTCACTGCTACCCTGAGAGAGTGTTCACTCCTAAGCTACAAGTCTGTAAGGTAAGAAGGGACAGAGAAGTCTTTTGAGAAGGCTGCAGGGGCACAGAGTGGGGGAGTAGCTGACTCTTCCTAGGATGGCTGTAGGGGAGGGGCATGCTGGGAGGAATCCTCCTTCAAGGGGGCGAAGGGAGGCATTCTAACTGCAAAGAGGTTCATATGTGCAGAGATCTGGAGACCTCGCAGGGATAACTCTAGACTCTCAGCCTGAGTCACAGACCTTCAGAAAGAGAGTAAAGGGCAGGTTAGCCTGAGCACTGAAGCCAGACTTGCCAGGTTCAGGCCACAGCTCATCACTTACTAGGGTCGTggtcttggacaagttacttaacatccCTTAACTTCaactttttcatctataaaatagggttAATGGCAGTAATGGCTGATAACTGAGCAGGGACCATGTGCCAGACagcatttttcttggaatgtccccattttacagatgaggaaacttgaGTCCATTTGCTAAGATTAGATGAGAGTTGAATAAGATGATAGACATTAAGCCTTCAGTACAAGGGCCTGGGTCATATGAAATGTACAATCTTAGCTATTTGTGTCATTAATGGAAAGAAGCTCGATCCAGATTGTGAAAGGCCGTGAGCGTCATGCAGGGCTTGGCCGTCAGCCTGTGGGCAATGGAGGCCATGGCAGGTTTTGTGAGGTGAATGCCAAGGTCAGAGCCGTGTTTAAGGAGCTCATACTTGGGGTGGTGAGGAATCCCCCTCGTCACGTTTTTTAAATATCAGCGCCCAGCACCAAGAGATTATGATATTGGTCTGGGGTGGTGGCTGgagatagaaagaaaagagatagaaagaaaagagCTCAGTATTTCTTTCCTCCTCAAAGTAAATTTCCATCCAGCAGGTAAACTGGACTCCAGCTTATGAGCCTGAAACGGGCTGAAGTTTTCTGAGAAGTGAAGCAGAAGTTAATTTCCACAAGGGTATCTCTGTCCCCCAGCTTCTCTCTTAGTCACTTGCCCCTAATAGAGAAGAAATAGTCTGTGTTAAAGAACCTAGGGACTTGCAGTTCATTCAGGAGACACTGAGCAATTTATGGCTTTGTGGAGAACTCAAGTCATTAGCTTTCTTCCCACCTGCCTGGGGAAAGATGGGACAAATCAATTCCAGATATCACTTGATCCATTAATAACAGTAAACATTTTTGAGCCCTTGACCTGCATTATCTCATATAATCCTCATATAACCCTGTGAGAGTAGGtacttttattatccccattttatagaagagaaaattgaGTCGTGGTTAGTGAAAGCATCTAAAGTTCACAAAACTCATAAATATTTGAACCAAAATTAAAACCTAGGTCTGTTTGATTCTATCTTGACCAATACAGTTAACTGAACAATGAAGGGAGAGATACACTGCTCCATTCCCATGTCCCCTTGGAATATGAACCCAGTAATATTTTAGTGGTAGGCCATTTAGACCTGGTGGGCTGGGCTGTTATATTAGCCTGGGAAGATTTCTTTGGCACATGCTCTTCTCCCATGCTAGTAAGAGTAAGGcttggctgctgtaacaaagaggCCCAGTAATCATTCAGTGAGTTAAAGAAGATAGAATTTTATTTCCCTCTCATGTAACTGTCTggagaaaattccatttgcaGGAAGCTCTGCCTGCTAGAGCATTCTAGGACCCAGATTTCTTCTACTTTGATTTCCTGCCATCTCTTTGGACATTGTTGCATTGGAATGATTGACGTTGGGTCTTGGTGGGTTCAAgccagaatgaagaaaaagagaacttgGTGGACCTGTGACCACAGTCCTAAAGCCGAGGCTCCAAAGAAGTACATTGTGCCCAACTATATTCCATTGATGAGAACTTAGACATTTGGCCACATCAAACTACAAAGGAGACTGGAAAATGCACTTTAGTCTTGGACTCTGGAATATCTAGGAAAGGAAGCCAGTAGATAGCATCTATCACTTCCCCCACTACCTCCCATTTCCACCTGGGAGGGTGAGAGGTGTTACTGgtagtggattcttttgcccgtgtgctcaaatgaccaattcctgatcatctcttaaatccttaCCTCTCGGTTACAGTCAGATGGGGGAATCAGGGCCGTCAGAAGCTACTGACAGGCCAGAGTGgttgtggatgtgtgtgtgtggatgtgtgtgaatatgtgtggGGTGCACATGATCTGGAGGTCAGTTTTCCTTGAAGATGAGAAACCAGGTATAGGAATTCCGCCTAGCAATCTGTGATCCCATAAGGGGGAGGTTGGATATCCCTGAATGGATTTGTGTTTGCACTGGGCCCACCTCCCCTAGGAACTCCCCCAGAAAACAAAAGTTTAGGACAAGGAAAGTTTGTTATTCTAGGATGGCCAAAGCATCACCTGGAAGGATTGGGTACCTGGGGGGATTGTGTACCACACAGCTTCTCCAGGGTTCTCCTGAACTACAGTCCTTTCACTATCTTGACTCCCACCTGGGGAAAGAGGTGCTGGCTGGGGCACATACCTCCCCTGACTCAGATAGCTGTCGCTGCTTTCTTCTGTCCCAACCTCGTCGGACACAACCAGCCCTGAAGCTGTGACCTTATGGGGCTGCGGATTCTGTTTGTGAAAGTTGAGTCTCTCACTGATAGAACTGCTGAGATGCCCTTGTTAATTAGTTGCTAGTGGCAGGTGAAAATGGGGCAGGTGCTGAGTCTCCAAAGACAGACTCTGCTCTTTCCCTTTGCTTTATGTAGGAGTGAAAGGAAGCAAGACTATAATTCAGCCCATGAATGTCAGAAAGCTATTGGCTAACCTATGCTGCCCCAAGCCCAAGGGCAGTCTAAGCTCTGTCTAGACTGGGTATTGTATTTGGGAAAAATCTAGATTCCAGATTTTCCTCTGTGGTTCAAGGAATCCAGTACGGCAACCTACCATCTTGGGCACCCCAAAACATGTTTATGTCAGAGTCTCTGAAAACTAATGAACTACCCATTGCCTACAACTCCAACAACCCTAAAAGGAAtcaataagaatgaaaaataatgtgATATATCTGTAGAACAATGTAacatttcaaagtgcattcaCATCTGTTATTTCATTAATGCCTTTTAATGATTCAGTGAAGGGGACCAGGGCAGGAATTATCGTCCCTGTTAAGCAGATGAGAATCTGAATCTTGTTTCAGGTAGAATGATCTACCCAAGGCCAGAAAACTAGTAAATGTCAAAGCTTGTTTAATCAATGGTAGAAAGTCAGGGATAATAAACAGGCACAGAGAAATACAATAACATTATCCAATAATTAATGAGCATTTGCCTTAGCCAGGCACTGAACCAAGGGCCTTACAAGCAGCACTTGAGTTAATCCATACAACTCCATGATTTAGGTCTTAGTtccattattatcttcattttacagatgaggaaattgagactcaaaaaaaaaaaaaatgaagtacttGTCCAAGCAAGTGTAGTTACTAAGTGGCATAGCTTTAAACTGTTAACTTCTACAGTCTACTGAATGCTATATATTTTGTGTCCACCTCTCCTAGACATGGGGGCCAGGAAAGGCTACACAGGGCTCTGCAACAGCTCCTGATTTATACTTCAAGGTTTGGGCTCAAGCTCATCAGTACCAACTCGACCACCCTTCAGGACACAGAAACAAGCTCTGTCTGCCTTCATTCGACAAtattcactgagcacctactatgtgccaggcattcttCTAGGTGCTGGAATATGgtagtgaataaaataaaaccccAGATTCATGAAGCTGACATTCCCACTGGGGGCAACAGACAGTAAACAGCTAGACAAACACACACGAAATGTTGGAGTGGTGGGGAGGAAGTGCTACTTTATAGAAGATGGCCAGAGAAGGCATTTCTGAGAGGAAGCAGTTTGTTCAGAAACTCTGGGAAgggtgaaagggaaaaaatcatgaGGTTATCTGAGAGGAAGGTGTTCCAGGCAGGAAGCAATGAGGGCAAAGGCCCTAAAAGACTGGCCCAGAGGCCAGTGTAGCTGGAGAGTAGACAGCAGCAGATGAAGTCTGGGGACAGGTCATGGAAGggtatttagattttattttgagGGAAGGAGGAAGTCATTAGAGGGTTGAGAATGGAGGAGACTTGTGATCTGACTTACTTGTTAGGAGGATCCTTGAAGCCATGGTGTGAAAAATAGACTGTGCAGGGCAAAGCTGGAAGCAGACAGGCCACTTAGACCTCCCTGACTCCAATGACCTTCTTCACACCACCTCAACTGCCCACTCCCACAAAACTTACCATCAACCAAAGACCACTCCCCTCAGAAATCCTGAATTCCTCTCCTTCAGACTCCCATGGCAAAACTTCTCCAACCTCAAAGAGGTCTTCAATCCACTGATCCTACCACCTGTTCAACAGCCATTGGTCACTTCCCATCTTTGCTTCCCTCCTTACTTCAGCACTGTAATCACCCCTTGCAAACCACCTCACTCCTTGtttcatctctgcctccattgcaGATACCAGTTATGGCAGACAGATTAGAGTGGCCCCCAAGATCTTCACCCCTCCTCTTGAGTGTAGGAGGAACCTATGACTTGGTTCTATTCAATAAAATATGGCAGGTATGAGGGATGTCATTCCTGTGATCAGGCTATGTAATACGGCAAAAGTGATGGGGTGTCAACCCCATGATTATCCTGACTTATATAAGACTTTGTTTTAGTATATTTGATGAATCTTCTTCTTGGCTTGAAGAAGTAATGGCCATGTTGGAGAagcccacatggcaaggaactgtGGGTGGCCTCCAAGAACTGTAGCTGGCCTCCAGGATCTGAGAGCAGCCTCTAGCTGTTGGTGAGTAAAAAGCTAGGGCACTCAGGCATACTGCACAAGGAAATGAGGGCAAAGGCCCTGAAAGACTAACCCAGAGGCCAGTGTAGCTGGAGTGTAGACAGCAGGGGGAGTAGCAGATGAAGTCTGGGGA of the Tamandua tetradactyla isolate mTamTet1 chromosome 2, mTamTet1.pri, whole genome shotgun sequence genome contains:
- the HEYL gene encoding hairy/enhancer-of-split related with YRPW motif-like protein; amino-acid sequence: MKRPREPSGSDSEYDGPIDVGREGELSQMARPLSTPSPSQMQARKKRRGIIEKRRRDRINSSLSELRRLVPTAFEKQGSSKLEKAEVLQMTVDHLKMLHATGGTGFFDARALAVDFRSIGFRECLTEVIRYLGVLEGPSSRADPVRIRLLSHLNSYAAEMEPSPTPAGPLAFPSWPWSFFHSCPGLLAPNNQLAILGRVPGHIFPSTSSPTYPIPALRISPFRRATGTVLPARRSFLPSRGTPSTRRARPLERPAAPVSMVPSGRAARSSHPVPLLQSSPSPAAPAALGTTAQAAIPVPSPSSPGPSGQSAGAMLCHSWVSEITEIGAF